One segment of Pelecanus crispus isolate bPelCri1 chromosome 2, bPelCri1.pri, whole genome shotgun sequence DNA contains the following:
- the NEUROD6 gene encoding neurogenic differentiation factor 6, whose amino-acid sequence MLTLPFDESVVMPESQMCRKFSRESDDQKQMKNPESFSKQIVLRGKNIKRSPGEDTEKEEEEEEREEEDENGLPRRRGLRKKKTSKIRMERIKFRRQEANARERNRMHGLNDALDNLRKVVPCYSKTQKLSKIETLRLAKNYIWALSEILRIGKRPDLLTFVQNLCKGLSQPTTNLVAGCLQLNARSFLMGQAGEGAHHARSPYSTFYPPYHSPELGTPPGHGTLDNSKSMKPYNYCSAYESFYESTSPECASPQFEGPLSPPPINYNGIFSLKQEESLDYGKNYNYGMHYCAVPPRGPLGQSSMFRLPTESHFPYDLHLRSQSLTMQDELNAVFHN is encoded by the coding sequence ATGTTAACACTACCGTTTGATGAGTCTGTTGTAATGCCAGAATCCCAGATGTGCAGAAAGTTTTCCAGAGAAAGTGATGaccaaaagcaaatgaagaaccCAGAAAGCTTTTCGAAGCAGATCGTGCTCCGAGGAAAGAATATTAAAAGATCTCCTGgagaagacacagaaaaagaggaggaggaggaagagagagaagaggaggatgagaaTGGCTTGCCTCGGCGAAGGGGCCTTCGGAAAAAAAAGACGAGCAAGATAAGGATGGAAAGGATCAAATTCAGGCGACAAGAAGCCAACGCTAGAGAGAGGAACCGGATGCACGGCCTTAACGACGCCCTGGACAATTTAAGGAAAGTGGTCCCTTGTTATTCTAAAACACAAAAACTGTCCAAAATAGAAACTTTAAGACTAGCCAAGAACTACATTTGGGCTCTTTCTGAAATCCTGCGAATTGGCAAGAGACCCGACCTGCTCACCTTCGTCCAAAACTTGTGCAAGGGTCTGTCCCAGCCAACTACAAACTTGGTGGCGGGATGCCTGCAGCTGAATGCCAGAAGTTTCCTGATGGGCCAGGCGGGCGAAGGCGCTCATCACGCCCGCTCGCCTTACTCCACCTTCTACCCCCCCTACCACAGCCCTGAGCTTGGCACCCCCCCGGGGCACGGGACTCTCGACAACTCCAAGTCCATGAAACCCTACAATTACTGCAGCGCTTACGAGTCCTTCTATGAAAGCACTTCCCCCGAGTGTGCCAGCCCACAGTTTGAAGGTCCCTTAAGTCCTCCCCCAATTAACTATAATGGGATATTTTCCCTGAAGCAAGAAGAAAGCTTGGACTATGGCAAAAATTACAATTACGGCATGCATTACTGTGCAGTGCCACCCAGGGGTCCCCTTGGGCAGAGCTCTATGTTCAGGTTGCCTACAGAGAGCCACTTCCCTTACGACTTACATCTGCGCAGCCAGTCTCTCACCATGCAAGATGaattaaatgcagtttttcataattaa